From Staphylococcus sp. IVB6214:
CTTAGCGAATTTATATTATAAAAAGGAGTAGAAATATGAGCTTATTAACAAAGACTAGAGAACTCAGTAGCTTATTACAAAAACATAAAGGAATTTCAGTTAATTTTAAAGATGTTGCACAAACGATTAGTAAAGTAACAGTTACAAATGTATTTATTGTCTCGAGAAGAGGGAAAATTTTAGGATCATGTTTAAATGAATTATTAAAAAATGACCGTATTATCAAAATGTTAGACGATAAGCATATTCCAGATGCTTATACTGAAAAATTGATGCATGTTTATGAAACGACATCTAATATTGATATTGAAGATCCATTATCGGTGTTCCCATTAGAGAGCAGAAGCTTATTTGAAGATTCAAAAACGACGATTTTCCCAATTATCGGTGGTGGAGAACGTTTAGGTACATTAGTGTTAGGTCGTTTGACTGATCCATTTGAGGAAAATGATCTTGTACTTGGTGAATATGCAGCTACCGTTATCGGTATGGAAATCTTGCGTGAAAAGCATTCTGAAATTGAAGCAGAAGCTCGTGATAAAGCAGCAATCTCTATGGCGATTAACTCTTTATCATATTCAGAAAAAGAAGCGATTGATCATATCTTTGAAGAACTTGGTGGTACAGAAGGATTATTGATTGCATCAAAAGTAGCAGATCGTGTAGGTATCACACGTTCAGTTATTGTAAATGCATTGCGCAAGTTGGAAAGTGCAGGCGTTATCGAATCACGTTCACTTGGTATGAAAGGGACATTTATCAAGGTAAAAAAACATGCATTTCTTGATGAATTGGAACGCATGGAATAGTCAATTTTAACTATTGCATATAAAGTGTCAATGTGGTATATTTATATGCGGCTATTAAAAGCCAAAACACACACGTTTAACGCGCATATAAATGGGTGCGATTCACAAGATCGTTTTTATATGAGTTAACGTGGAGGATGATAACCAATAGGAGGAATTTTATTATGGCAGTTATTTCAATGAAACAATTGTTAGAAGCTGGTGTTCACTTCGGTCATCAAACACGCCGTTGGAACCCAAAAATGAAAAAGTACATCTTCACTGAGCGTAACGGTATCTACATTATCGACTTACAAAAAACAGTGAAAAAAGTTGAAGAAGCATACAACTTTGTGAAACAAGTATCTGAAGAAGGCGGCAAAGTCTTATTCGTTGGTACTAAAAAACAAGCACAAGAATCAGTGAAAGCTGAAGCAGAACGTGCTGGACAATTCTACGTTAACCAAAGATGGTTAGGTGGAATCTTAACAAACTTCAAAACAATTTCTAAACGTGTACACCGCATTTCAGAAATTGAAAAAATGGAAGAAGATGGTACATTCGATGTACTTCCTAAAAAAGAAGTTGTTGAACTTAAAAAAGAATATGACCGTTTAATCAAATTCTTAGGCGGTATTCGTGATATGAAATCAATGCCACAAGCATTGTTTGTAGTTGACCCACGCAAAGAGCGTAACGCAATTGCAGAAGCACGTAAATTAAACATCCCAATCGTTGGTATTGTTGATACAAACTGTGACCCAGATGAAATCGACTACGTAATCCCAGCGAACGACGATGCGATTCGTGCGGTTAAATTATTAACTGGTAAAATGGCAGACGCTGTCTTAGAAGGTCAACAAGGCGTATCTAACGACGAAGTAGCTGCTGAACAAAACATCGACTTAAACGAAGATGAAAAAGCAGAAACAACTGAAGCAGAATCAACTGAAGCATCTGTTGAATCTAAGTAAGTAGAATCTTAAAATGGGTGATAAGATATTGATGCTTATCTCCCTTTTTTTAAAATAAACAATCAATCGATATTGGAGGAATACTGAATGGCAATTTCAGCTAAACTTGTAAAAGAATTACGTGAAAGAACTGGCGCTGGTATGATGGACTGTAAAAAAGCGCTTGAAGCAACTGAAGGTGACATCGATAAAGCGATTGACTACCTACGTGAAAAAGGTATCGCAAAAGCTGCTAAGAAAGCAGACCGTATCGCAGCAGAAGGTATTACACATGTAGAAGTTAAAGGTAACGACGCTGTTGTAGTTGAAATCAACTCTGAAACAGACTTCGTTGCACGT
This genomic window contains:
- the codY gene encoding GTP-sensing pleiotropic transcriptional regulator CodY, producing the protein MSLLTKTRELSSLLQKHKGISVNFKDVAQTISKVTVTNVFIVSRRGKILGSCLNELLKNDRIIKMLDDKHIPDAYTEKLMHVYETTSNIDIEDPLSVFPLESRSLFEDSKTTIFPIIGGGERLGTLVLGRLTDPFEENDLVLGEYAATVIGMEILREKHSEIEAEARDKAAISMAINSLSYSEKEAIDHIFEELGGTEGLLIASKVADRVGITRSVIVNALRKLESAGVIESRSLGMKGTFIKVKKHAFLDELERME
- the rpsB gene encoding 30S ribosomal protein S2, whose translation is MAVISMKQLLEAGVHFGHQTRRWNPKMKKYIFTERNGIYIIDLQKTVKKVEEAYNFVKQVSEEGGKVLFVGTKKQAQESVKAEAERAGQFYVNQRWLGGILTNFKTISKRVHRISEIEKMEEDGTFDVLPKKEVVELKKEYDRLIKFLGGIRDMKSMPQALFVVDPRKERNAIAEARKLNIPIVGIVDTNCDPDEIDYVIPANDDAIRAVKLLTGKMADAVLEGQQGVSNDEVAAEQNIDLNEDEKAETTEAESTEASVESK